A genome region from Neptunomonas japonica JAMM 1380 includes the following:
- the lgt gene encoding prolipoprotein diacylglyceryl transferase: MWVHDIDPIALDLGFIQIHWYGLMYLIGFGAAFWLGAYRARRPGSGWTEEQVSDLIFWGAMGVVLGGRMGYVLFYNFDQFLLDPLWLFAVWEGGMSFHGGLLGVLVMLWLFGKKHDKSFMQMGDFVAPLVPIGLGAGRIGNFIGGELWGRAADVPWAVVFPRTVDGIARHPSQLYEAFLEGVVMFVVLWWFTSKPRPRMAASALFLIMYGVFRSCVEFFREPDAHIGYIAFGWLTKGQLLSLPMVVVGALLLLWAYKKKTSPAAV; the protein is encoded by the coding sequence ATGTGGGTTCATGATATTGATCCGATTGCACTGGATTTAGGTTTTATACAGATCCATTGGTACGGGCTAATGTACTTAATCGGGTTTGGTGCTGCATTTTGGTTAGGTGCATACCGAGCACGGCGTCCAGGTTCTGGTTGGACCGAAGAGCAAGTATCAGACTTGATATTTTGGGGCGCTATGGGTGTGGTTTTAGGTGGTCGTATGGGCTATGTGCTGTTCTATAATTTTGATCAGTTTCTCTTAGACCCACTCTGGTTGTTTGCTGTTTGGGAAGGCGGTATGTCTTTTCATGGAGGCTTACTAGGCGTGCTAGTTATGCTGTGGTTGTTTGGCAAAAAGCACGATAAAAGCTTTATGCAGATGGGAGACTTTGTCGCGCCTTTGGTTCCAATAGGGTTGGGTGCCGGTCGTATCGGTAATTTTATAGGCGGTGAGCTCTGGGGGCGTGCTGCTGATGTTCCTTGGGCAGTCGTTTTTCCGCGTACAGTTGATGGTATAGCAAGGCATCCTTCTCAGCTTTACGAGGCATTTTTGGAAGGCGTCGTCATGTTTGTAGTGCTTTGGTGGTTTACATCAAAACCACGTCCACGCATGGCGGCATCGGCGTTATTTTTAATAATGTATGGTGTGTTTCGTTCTTGTGTTGAGTTCTTTCGTGAGCCGGATGCGCATATTGGGTACATTGCATTTGGCTGGTTAACAAAGGGGCAGTTGTTATCATTACCGATGGTAGTCGTCGGTGCTCTATTGCTGTTGTGGGCGTATAAGAAAAAAACATCACCGGCTGCTGTTTAA
- the birA gene encoding bifunctional biotin--[acetyl-CoA-carboxylase] ligase/biotin operon repressor BirA — MIDDRLLAILSNGEFHSGQELGDVLGVSRSAIWKQMKELEQLGVDVYSIRGRGYRVPGGLDLLCEKEIVTGCSEYASRRLTTISLERVVDSTNMMAMREVHQQGVVSGRLYLAEYQTGGKGRRGRTWVSPFAKNLYFSLVWRFTQGAAALEGLSLVVGLALVKALGCLGVKEVRVKWPNDLLVNSKKLAGILLEMHGDASGECQVVIGVGVNVAMPDHAQESIDQPWTDLHKLCGGGISRNTLMSQVLNHLVPELERFSEHGFSVFRDEWQKIHAYQNETIRLLLGSKEVVGECLGVDEHGALIVEHAAGVEHFHAGEISVRPYHAS; from the coding sequence ATGATTGATGACAGACTGCTAGCGATATTATCAAATGGCGAGTTTCATTCGGGGCAGGAACTCGGTGATGTACTGGGTGTGAGCCGCAGCGCTATCTGGAAGCAGATGAAAGAGCTTGAGCAGTTAGGAGTCGATGTGTATAGCATTCGAGGGCGTGGTTATCGCGTTCCGGGAGGCTTGGATCTGCTCTGTGAAAAAGAAATTGTTACGGGCTGCTCTGAGTATGCAAGTCGTCGCCTAACAACTATTTCTCTAGAGCGAGTTGTCGACTCTACAAATATGATGGCTATGCGAGAAGTGCATCAGCAAGGTGTGGTTTCTGGACGTTTGTATTTAGCTGAGTATCAGACAGGAGGTAAAGGTCGTAGAGGCCGAACGTGGGTGAGTCCATTTGCAAAAAACCTCTACTTCTCGCTGGTTTGGCGCTTTACTCAAGGCGCTGCCGCGCTAGAAGGTTTGAGTCTTGTTGTCGGTTTAGCGTTGGTTAAAGCATTGGGTTGTTTGGGTGTGAAGGAGGTGCGGGTAAAGTGGCCAAATGACCTGTTGGTCAACTCTAAAAAGCTTGCGGGCATATTGCTTGAGATGCATGGAGATGCATCGGGTGAGTGTCAGGTAGTGATTGGTGTGGGCGTTAATGTGGCTATGCCGGACCACGCGCAGGAGTCTATCGATCAGCCGTGGACTGATCTGCATAAGCTATGTGGTGGCGGTATATCGCGCAATACCTTGATGTCACAAGTACTCAATCATCTTGTGCCTGAACTAGAGCGTTTTAGTGAGCATGGCTTTTCAGTATTTAGGGATGAATGGCAGAAAATACACGCTTACCAAAATGAAACGATACGCTTGTTGCTGGGTAGTAAAGAGGTCGTGGGGGAGTGTTTGGGCGTCGATGAGCATGGCGCGCTTATCGTTGAGCATGCTGCAGGCGTCGAGCATTTTCATGCAGGTGAAATTAGCGTTAGGCCATACCATGCGTCTTGA
- the tuf gene encoding elongation factor Tu, with product MAKQAFERNLPHVNVGTIGHVDHGKTTLTAALTRVCAEVFGGEAVAFDGIDNAPEERERGITISTSHVEYESTIRHYAHVDCPGHADYVKNMITGAAQMDGAILVCGATDGPMPQTREHILLSRQVGVPYIVVFLNKADLLAEDCGGVDSEEYAEMRELVEMELRELLDAYDFPGDDTPIICGSALMALNGEDDNELGTTAVKQLVEALDSYIPDPVRAIDQPFLLPIEDVFSISGRGTVVTGRVERGIVKVGEAIEIVGIRETTTTTCTGVEMFRKLLDEGRAGENCGVLLRGTKRDDVQRGQVLAKPGSINPHTNFEGEVYVLSKDEGGRHTPFFKGYRPQFYFRTTDVTGNCELPEGVEMVMPGDNVKMVVTLIAPIAMDEGLRFAIREGGRTVGAGVVSKIIE from the coding sequence ATGGCTAAACAAGCATTTGAGCGAAATCTGCCGCATGTCAACGTAGGTACAATTGGCCACGTTGACCATGGCAAAACAACACTAACTGCAGCACTAACGCGCGTATGTGCGGAAGTATTTGGCGGTGAAGCCGTAGCGTTTGACGGTATCGATAACGCTCCAGAAGAGCGTGAGCGTGGTATTACCATCTCTACATCGCACGTAGAATACGAATCAACGATTCGTCACTATGCGCACGTTGACTGCCCAGGACACGCGGATTATGTGAAAAACATGATTACCGGTGCTGCTCAGATGGATGGCGCTATTTTGGTATGTGGCGCAACTGATGGTCCTATGCCTCAGACGCGTGAGCACATCTTGCTTTCTCGTCAGGTAGGTGTTCCATACATCGTTGTTTTCCTGAACAAAGCAGACTTGCTGGCTGAAGACTGTGGTGGTGTTGATTCTGAAGAATACGCTGAAATGCGTGAGCTTGTAGAAATGGAATTGCGTGAGTTGCTAGATGCTTACGACTTCCCGGGTGATGACACTCCAATCATCTGTGGTTCTGCGCTAATGGCGTTGAACGGCGAAGATGATAACGAGCTAGGTACAACAGCTGTTAAGCAGCTAGTTGAAGCATTGGATTCTTATATCCCGGATCCAGTACGTGCTATCGATCAGCCGTTCCTGCTTCCAATTGAAGATGTATTCTCAATCTCAGGTCGCGGTACAGTGGTTACTGGTCGTGTAGAGCGCGGAATCGTTAAAGTTGGTGAGGCTATCGAGATCGTTGGTATTCGCGAAACAACTACAACAACCTGTACAGGTGTTGAGATGTTCCGTAAATTGCTTGATGAAGGTCGTGCAGGCGAAAACTGTGGTGTTCTATTGCGTGGTACTAAGCGCGATGACGTACAGCGTGGTCAGGTTTTGGCTAAGCCAGGATCAATCAACCCGCACACTAACTTTGAAGGTGAAGTGTACGTATTGAGCAAAGATGAAGGTGGTCGTCATACACCATTCTTCAAAGGCTACCGTCCACAGTTCTACTTCCGTACAACGGATGTGACTGGTAACTGTGAGCTGCCTGAAGGCGTTGAGATGGTGATGCCGGGTGACAACGTTAAGATGGTTGTTACTCTGATTGCACCAATCGCAATGGACGAAGGTCTGCGTTTTGCGATCCGTGAAGGCGGGCGTACAGTAGGTGCTGGTGTAGTATCTAAAATTATCGAATAA
- the secE gene encoding preprotein translocase subunit SecE, with product MNSKVASEGSKFDTLKWLVVVLLVAAGVVGNSMYAEQSLLYRVIALLVLGLVAGFVALQTEKGRAFFTLFKEAKNEVRKVVWPTRQETLQTTAMVVVVVLLIGLMLWGLDSLLGWIVSSIIG from the coding sequence GTGAATTCAAAAGTTGCATCTGAAGGATCTAAGTTCGACACCTTGAAGTGGTTGGTTGTTGTGCTGCTTGTTGCGGCGGGTGTTGTTGGTAACTCAATGTATGCAGAACAGTCCTTGTTATATCGAGTCATTGCCTTGTTGGTGTTGGGCTTGGTTGCTGGGTTTGTTGCGCTGCAGACAGAGAAAGGTCGTGCGTTTTTCACTCTGTTTAAAGAGGCGAAGAACGAAGTGCGTAAGGTTGTTTGGCCTACGCGCCAAGAAACACTGCAGACGACAGCGATGGTTGTGGTTGTGGTGTTGTTGATTGGTTTGATGCTATGGGGGCTTGACTCGTTATTGGGTTGGATTGTCTCTAGTATAATAGGTTAG
- the rplJ gene encoding 50S ribosomal protein L10, with protein sequence MALGLEDKKAIVAEVQEAAQNALSAVVADSRGVTVGDMTALRKEARENGVWLRVVRNTLARRAVTGTAYECLSESFTGPTIIAFSTDHPGAGARILKEFAKKNDKLELKSAAFEGEVVDVALLASLPTYNEALAKLMSCMKEAAAGKLVRVIDAVRDQKEQEAA encoded by the coding sequence GTGGCATTAGGACTAGAAGACAAAAAAGCGATCGTCGCTGAAGTCCAGGAAGCTGCTCAAAACGCACTATCTGCAGTAGTGGCTGATTCTCGCGGTGTTACCGTTGGGGATATGACAGCGCTACGTAAAGAAGCGCGTGAAAATGGCGTGTGGTTGCGTGTAGTGCGTAACACATTGGCACGTCGTGCAGTAACTGGTACAGCGTATGAGTGTTTGTCTGAATCTTTCACAGGCCCAACGATTATCGCTTTTTCTACAGATCACCCGGGTGCGGGTGCGCGTATTCTTAAAGAATTCGCTAAGAAGAACGATAAGCTTGAGCTTAAATCAGCAGCATTTGAAGGCGAAGTAGTAGATGTAGCGTTATTGGCAAGCTTGCCAACCTACAACGAAGCGCTTGCAAAACTGATGAGCTGTATGAAAGAAGCAGCAGCAGGCAAGTTGGTACGTGTTATCGACGCTGTTCGCGATCAGAAAGAGCAAGAAGCAGCGTAA
- the rplA gene encoding 50S ribosomal protein L1: MAKLTKRQKAIREVVTAGKAYSINEAVELLAKVSTVGFKESIDVSVNLGVDPRKSDQVVRGSTVLPNGTGKEVRVAVFAQGENAVKAQEAGADVVGFDDLAASMKAGDLDYGVVIATPDAMRVVGQLGQILGPRGLMPNPKVGTVTPDVVTAVKNAKAGQVRFRTDKNGIIHAGVGKIEFDADAIKGNVAALVADLKKLKPAASKGIYIKKIVLSSTMGPGILVDQASLA, translated from the coding sequence ATGGCTAAACTAACTAAGCGTCAGAAAGCTATCCGTGAAGTAGTAACTGCGGGAAAAGCATATTCAATCAATGAAGCGGTAGAGTTGTTGGCTAAAGTTTCTACAGTTGGCTTTAAAGAGTCAATTGATGTTTCTGTTAACTTGGGTGTTGATCCTCGTAAATCGGATCAGGTTGTACGTGGTTCTACTGTATTGCCAAATGGTACAGGTAAAGAAGTGCGTGTTGCTGTTTTTGCTCAGGGTGAAAATGCTGTTAAAGCACAAGAAGCTGGCGCAGATGTTGTTGGTTTTGATGACCTAGCGGCTTCTATGAAAGCTGGTGACCTTGATTATGGTGTTGTTATCGCAACTCCAGACGCTATGCGTGTTGTTGGTCAGTTGGGTCAGATCTTGGGTCCACGTGGTTTGATGCCTAACCCGAAAGTTGGCACTGTGACTCCAGATGTTGTAACTGCTGTTAAAAATGCAAAAGCTGGTCAGGTTCGTTTCCGTACAGATAAAAACGGAATTATCCATGCAGGTGTGGGTAAAATTGAATTTGATGCAGATGCAATTAAAGGCAATGTAGCGGCTTTGGTTGCTGATCTTAAGAAACTTAAGCCAGCAGCATCAAAAGGTATCTACATTAAGAAAATCGTTCTGTCCTCTACTATGGGGCCAGGCATCTTGGTTGATCAAGCTTCTTTAGCTTAA
- a CDS encoding sulfite exporter TauE/SafE family protein, translated as MLITLALYLVLGAAAGIVAGLFGIGGGLLIVPVLIFSFGLQGMSPEVLTHAAVATSLATIVVTSISSVRAHNKRGAVRWQMFKPLAVGIMVGAFIGVFTADLMKGAHLQIAIGIFAMTVAIQMAFGLKPKAGSEAPSDKGLAGAGGIIGWASAIFGIGGGTLTVPYLTWKQVSMQEAVATSAACGLPIACMGAITNIYTGWGEEGLPEWSLGYIYLPAFVGIVISSSLCAKIGVKWAHSLPGDLLKKIFAGFLALVAARFLLSNLF; from the coding sequence ATGTTAATCACTCTTGCGCTCTATTTAGTTCTCGGTGCTGCGGCGGGCATTGTGGCAGGCTTATTTGGAATTGGTGGCGGTTTGTTAATCGTTCCCGTGCTTATTTTCAGTTTTGGTTTGCAGGGCATGTCACCAGAAGTGCTGACGCATGCAGCAGTGGCTACCTCGTTGGCCACTATTGTGGTGACCTCTATTAGCTCAGTGCGTGCTCATAACAAACGTGGTGCAGTACGTTGGCAGATGTTTAAGCCTTTGGCTGTTGGTATTATGGTCGGGGCTTTTATCGGTGTATTTACAGCCGATTTAATGAAAGGAGCTCACCTACAGATTGCGATTGGCATTTTTGCAATGACAGTGGCCATTCAAATGGCATTCGGGTTGAAGCCTAAAGCAGGGAGTGAAGCGCCTTCTGATAAAGGCTTGGCGGGTGCTGGTGGTATTATTGGTTGGGCATCGGCTATTTTTGGGATTGGTGGTGGAACGTTGACGGTGCCGTATTTAACTTGGAAGCAAGTATCTATGCAGGAGGCTGTCGCTACGTCCGCCGCTTGTGGGTTACCTATTGCTTGCATGGGCGCAATAACAAATATTTATACAGGGTGGGGTGAGGAAGGTTTACCTGAGTGGAGCTTGGGTTATATCTACTTGCCTGCTTTTGTGGGTATCGTTATTAGTAGCTCGCTGTGTGCAAAAATTGGCGTGAAGTGGGCGCATAGTTTGCCAGGGGATCTTCTCAAGAAAATTTTTGCTGGTTTTCTGGCGCTGGTTGCGGCTCGATTCCTACTCTCTAATTTATTTTAA
- the nusG gene encoding transcription termination/antitermination protein NusG: MAKNWYVVHAHSNYEKRVKTLLEERITLAGLEDMFGDILVPTEEVVEIKDGKKRKSERKFYPGYVLVQMEMTDETWHLVKHTARVLGFIGGTADKPAPITQREADEILSRVQSGVDKPKPKTVFEPGEMVRVSDGPFADFNGVVEEIDYEKNRMKVAVLIFGRSTPVELAFGQVEKV; the protein is encoded by the coding sequence ATGGCTAAAAATTGGTATGTTGTTCATGCTCACTCTAACTATGAGAAGCGTGTAAAAACATTGTTAGAAGAGCGTATTACTCTTGCTGGCTTAGAGGATATGTTTGGTGACATCCTGGTTCCAACAGAAGAAGTTGTTGAAATAAAGGATGGGAAAAAGCGCAAGTCTGAGCGTAAGTTCTACCCTGGTTATGTGTTGGTGCAGATGGAGATGACTGATGAGACTTGGCATCTTGTTAAGCATACTGCGCGTGTTTTAGGTTTTATTGGCGGTACTGCAGATAAGCCTGCTCCTATTACTCAGCGTGAAGCTGATGAGATTTTGTCTCGAGTGCAGAGCGGTGTTGATAAGCCTAAGCCTAAAACTGTGTTTGAGCCAGGTGAGATGGTGCGTGTTTCGGACGGTCCTTTTGCTGACTTTAATGGCGTTGTCGAAGAGATCGATTATGAGAAGAATCGCATGAAAGTTGCGGTGCTTATATTTGGCCGTTCTACGCCGGTTGAGTTGGCGTTTGGGCAGGTCGAGAAAGTCTGA
- the rplL gene encoding 50S ribosomal protein L7/L12 → MSLTKEDIINAIAEMSVMDVVELVSAMEEKFGVSAAAAVVAGPAGDAAAAVEQTEFDVILTSAGDKKVNVIKAVRAATGLGLKEAKGLVDGAPSAIKEGASKDEAEELKKVLEEAGASAELK, encoded by the coding sequence ATGTCTCTGACTAAAGAAGATATCATTAACGCTATCGCTGAAATGTCTGTAATGGATGTTGTTGAACTAGTTTCAGCAATGGAAGAAAAATTCGGCGTATCTGCTGCTGCTGCTGTAGTTGCTGGTCCTGCTGGTGACGCTGCAGCTGCTGTTGAGCAGACTGAATTCGACGTTATCCTGACTTCTGCTGGCGATAAGAAAGTTAACGTAATCAAGGCTGTTCGTGCTGCTACAGGTCTTGGCCTGAAAGAAGCTAAAGGTCTTGTTGATGGCGCTCCTTCTGCTATTAAAGAAGGCGCTAGCAAAGATGAAGCTGAAGAGCTTAAGAAAGTGTTGGAAGAAGCAGGCGCTTCTGCAGAGCTTAAGTAA
- a CDS encoding NRDE family protein, which translates to MCLITFAYQQHPEYSLIMVANRDEFYARPTLDMHFWENHPNVLAGKDLQQQGTWLGINKSGKLAAVTNFRDGKNIENNLKSRGALTRHFLTEAIPAKTYLQELATEGSLYGGFNLLLGDTTGLYYCSNKGALTKQITPGVYGLSNAYLDSHWPKVEAAKQGLARLIKSEFSIQSLAHLLHSEHQAADEDLPSTGISYEWEKQLSASFINTPSYGTRATTVLLQKNSGETQIAEFRFGPSGKVGEEHFALLMKPIG; encoded by the coding sequence GTGTGCCTAATCACCTTCGCTTATCAACAACATCCAGAATACTCACTCATAATGGTGGCCAACCGTGATGAGTTTTACGCTCGACCAACATTAGATATGCACTTCTGGGAAAACCATCCTAACGTACTAGCAGGCAAAGATTTACAGCAGCAAGGTACCTGGTTAGGGATAAACAAGAGCGGCAAGCTGGCAGCCGTCACAAACTTCAGAGACGGCAAAAATATAGAAAATAACTTAAAGTCTAGAGGCGCTCTTACACGACACTTTCTCACCGAGGCGATACCTGCCAAAACCTACCTACAAGAGCTAGCCACTGAAGGCAGCCTGTATGGAGGCTTCAATTTACTATTGGGAGACACCACTGGGCTCTACTACTGTTCAAACAAAGGCGCGCTAACTAAACAAATAACGCCCGGCGTTTACGGTTTAAGCAATGCTTATTTAGACAGCCACTGGCCAAAAGTAGAGGCTGCCAAACAAGGTTTAGCGAGGCTCATAAAAAGTGAGTTTTCTATTCAATCGCTTGCCCATTTACTTCATTCAGAACATCAAGCCGCAGATGAGGACTTACCTAGCACCGGCATAAGCTATGAATGGGAAAAACAGCTATCGGCCAGCTTTATCAACACCCCAAGCTATGGAACTCGCGCTACCACCGTCCTACTACAAAAAAACTCTGGAGAAACTCAAATAGCAGAGTTCAGGTTTGGCCCCTCAGGCAAGGTAGGTGAAGAGCATTTCGCTCTCCTCATGAAACCCATTGGTTAA
- a CDS encoding type III pantothenate kinase: protein MQVKLALGHTMRLEVDIGNTLLKWRVIDAGNVIKKGSVLTQEFAHDSFGDVVNDRVDEVFVGSVAGFECDKRLRKVCRALWEVEPIFAKTSSQCAGVTNSYEDPSKMGVDRWLAMIAAYKRVNKAVIVVDCGSAVTVEYLSDKGEHLGGYIIPGLRLMRESLLKNTAQVRFEKQPAEIVTHPGVSTAEAVLQGSVYLFKALAYAIEGDLEKGAELFFTGGDGALMQEMIQVGRYESDLVMDGLAWVCR, encoded by the coding sequence ATGCAGGTGAAATTAGCGTTAGGCCATACCATGCGTCTTGAAGTCGATATAGGAAATACATTATTAAAATGGCGAGTGATTGATGCAGGCAATGTTATAAAAAAAGGTTCTGTATTGACGCAAGAGTTTGCGCATGACTCGTTTGGCGATGTGGTAAATGATCGGGTCGACGAGGTATTTGTTGGCTCTGTTGCCGGGTTCGAATGTGATAAGCGGCTGCGTAAGGTGTGTAGGGCGTTATGGGAGGTTGAGCCCATCTTTGCTAAAACCAGCAGTCAGTGCGCCGGTGTTACCAACAGCTATGAAGACCCGTCTAAAATGGGGGTAGATCGTTGGTTAGCGATGATAGCGGCATATAAACGTGTGAATAAAGCTGTAATTGTTGTTGATTGCGGTAGTGCTGTTACCGTCGAGTATCTTTCTGATAAAGGTGAGCATCTAGGTGGGTATATTATCCCGGGTTTACGTTTGATGAGAGAGTCTTTGCTGAAAAACACTGCACAAGTTCGCTTTGAGAAGCAGCCGGCAGAAATAGTAACTCATCCTGGTGTAAGTACGGCTGAAGCAGTCTTGCAGGGAAGTGTCTATCTATTTAAAGCGCTTGCTTATGCTATTGAGGGTGATCTTGAAAAGGGTGCGGAGTTGTTTTTTACAGGAGGTGACGGTGCGTTGATGCAAGAGATGATACAGGTTGGGCGGTATGAGTCGGACCTTGTTATGGATGGTTTGGCCTGGGTTTGTCGATAA
- a CDS encoding PaaI family thioesterase, whose product MSKQAFQDYYPEELSHCYGCGSNNADGHQLKSYWLDEKQGETIARFTPKAYHTAIPGFVYGGLIASLIDCHGTGSAAAAAYQAQGRVIGSAPALRFVTGALNVNFLAPTPMGVELILRGKITEVKERKVIVEITLSADDVVCVSGSVIAVKMPATMG is encoded by the coding sequence ATGAGCAAGCAAGCGTTTCAAGACTATTATCCTGAGGAACTGAGTCATTGTTATGGATGTGGAAGTAATAACGCAGATGGGCATCAGTTAAAAAGTTATTGGCTAGATGAAAAGCAGGGTGAAACAATTGCGCGCTTCACTCCAAAAGCTTATCACACGGCTATTCCAGGTTTTGTCTATGGCGGCTTGATTGCATCCTTAATTGATTGTCACGGTACTGGAAGTGCTGCGGCGGCTGCTTATCAAGCGCAGGGGCGTGTTATTGGCTCGGCGCCCGCGCTTCGCTTTGTTACGGGGGCTTTGAATGTAAATTTTTTGGCGCCCACGCCAATGGGTGTTGAATTAATACTTCGCGGTAAAATCACTGAGGTAAAAGAGCGTAAGGTAATTGTGGAGATTACTTTGTCAGCTGATGATGTGGTGTGTGTTAGCGGTTCTGTTATTGCGGTTAAGATGCCAGCAACAATGGGGTGA
- a CDS encoding thymidylate synthase, with the protein MKQYLDLCQRLIQQGEWVENERTGKRCLTVINADMIYDVANNQFPLLTTRKSFWKSAIAELIGYLRGYDNAADFRKLGTKTWDANANENSAWLSNPHRQGVDDMGRVYGVQGRAWKKQDGGVIDQLRKLVDDLSRGVDDRGEILSFYNPGEFHMGCLRPCMHTHNFSLLGDTLHLTSYQRSCDVPLGLVFNQVQVFAFLKIIAQITGHKPGQAFHKIVNAHIYEDQIELMRDVQLHREPFELPQLHINPDIKSLEDLETWVTMDDFEVLNYQFHDPIQYPFSV; encoded by the coding sequence ATGAAACAATATTTAGATCTTTGTCAGCGCCTTATTCAGCAAGGTGAGTGGGTTGAGAATGAGCGTACAGGTAAGCGTTGTCTCACAGTAATTAACGCGGATATGATCTACGATGTCGCTAATAATCAGTTCCCATTGTTAACAACGCGAAAATCGTTTTGGAAATCAGCAATTGCTGAATTGATCGGCTATTTGCGTGGTTATGATAACGCTGCAGATTTTAGAAAGCTGGGTACAAAAACTTGGGACGCTAATGCAAACGAAAATAGCGCATGGTTAAGTAATCCTCATCGTCAGGGTGTTGATGATATGGGGAGGGTATATGGAGTGCAGGGGCGTGCTTGGAAAAAACAAGATGGTGGTGTTATTGATCAGCTACGAAAGCTAGTAGATGACCTTTCTAGAGGTGTTGATGATCGCGGTGAAATTCTGAGCTTTTATAATCCAGGCGAATTTCATATGGGCTGCTTGCGTCCATGTATGCATACCCATAATTTTTCATTGTTAGGTGATACATTGCACCTGACATCCTATCAGCGTTCTTGTGATGTGCCGCTTGGCTTGGTGTTTAATCAGGTGCAGGTGTTCGCGTTCTTGAAAATTATTGCTCAAATTACCGGGCATAAACCGGGTCAAGCGTTCCATAAAATCGTTAATGCGCATATTTATGAAGATCAAATTGAGTTAATGCGTGATGTGCAATTGCACAGAGAGCCCTTTGAGCTCCCGCAATTGCATATCAATCCTGATATTAAATCACTCGAAGATTTGGAAACCTGGGTGACGATGGATGATTTCGAGGTATTAAACTATCAATTTCATGATCCAATTCAATACCCATTTTCGGTATAG
- the rplK gene encoding 50S ribosomal protein L11 — protein MAKKIQAYIKLQIKAAQANPSPPVGPALGQHGVNIMEFCKAFNAETQSLEPGLPTPVVITVYSDRSFTFITKTPPASVLLLKAAGLKSGSGRPNTVKVGSVTQAQLEEIATIKMPDLNASDLETAVNTIAGSARSMGLVVEGQE, from the coding sequence ATGGCCAAGAAAATACAGGCTTATATTAAGTTGCAGATTAAAGCAGCTCAAGCTAATCCAAGTCCGCCAGTAGGTCCGGCTCTGGGTCAGCACGGCGTAAACATCATGGAGTTCTGTAAAGCATTCAATGCTGAAACGCAGAGCTTGGAGCCAGGCTTGCCGACTCCTGTTGTGATTACAGTTTACAGTGACCGTAGCTTTACCTTTATTACAAAAACTCCGCCAGCTTCAGTTTTGTTGTTGAAAGCAGCAGGCTTGAAAAGCGGTTCTGGTCGTCCAAACACTGTAAAAGTTGGTTCGGTGACACAGGCTCAGTTGGAAGAGATCGCAACAATCAAAATGCCAGATCTGAATGCTTCTGATTTAGAAACGGCTGTTAATACTATCGCTGGTAGTGCTCGCAGCATGGGTCTTGTAGTGGAGGGTCAGGAATAA
- a CDS encoding dihydrofolate reductase: MRLSMIVAQAQNRVIGRQNKLPWYLPGDLKYFKQATMGKPVIMGRKTYDSIGKPLPGRLNIVITRDDAYQLEGAKVVRSLDEAFDLAACQAEIDGAEEAMVIGGEQIYAQALPLIERLYVTQVHAEVDGDAYFPEFCVDEWQELGREDFQAEGPNPYDYSFVVYQRAS, encoded by the coding sequence ATGAGATTGTCCATGATTGTTGCTCAGGCACAAAACCGAGTGATTGGTAGGCAAAACAAGCTTCCTTGGTATTTGCCTGGTGACCTGAAATATTTTAAACAAGCAACCATGGGTAAGCCGGTCATTATGGGGCGTAAGACGTATGACTCGATTGGTAAGCCGCTACCGGGTCGATTGAATATAGTGATTACGCGTGATGATGCTTATCAGTTGGAAGGCGCAAAGGTAGTGCGCTCTCTGGATGAGGCTTTTGATTTGGCCGCTTGTCAGGCAGAAATTGATGGGGCTGAAGAGGCTATGGTTATTGGTGGGGAGCAAATATACGCTCAAGCTTTACCATTAATAGAGCGTCTTTATGTGACGCAAGTACATGCTGAAGTTGATGGTGATGCCTATTTTCCTGAGTTCTGTGTGGATGAGTGGCAAGAGCTGGGGCGGGAGGATTTTCAAGCCGAGGGGCCGAACCCATATGATTACAGTTTTGTTGTATACCAGCGGGCTAGCTAG